A portion of the Acetonema longum DSM 6540 genome contains these proteins:
- a CDS encoding C40 family peptidase yields MQQHFLLKVIMLISLVLIGSGMAPVSAETAVIRRGDSGPDVVMLQKRLSNLGYAAGTTDGLFGRQTEAAVKAFQAANGLYPDGIVGDGTWSALRSDDIVASRGLGGSADVGQILFAAKQYQGVPYLWGGSAPDGFDCSGFTQYVFALHGIRLPRTADLQFEVGLPVRYDQLRPGDLVFFTTYAPGASHNGIYLGDKKFVSATSSRGVAIDRMNSSYWEPRYIGARRIVR; encoded by the coding sequence TTGCAACAACATTTCTTGCTAAAGGTGATCATGCTTATATCGCTGGTGCTGATTGGCAGCGGTATGGCGCCGGTGAGTGCAGAGACGGCAGTGATCCGGCGGGGTGACAGCGGTCCGGACGTGGTTATGCTGCAAAAGCGGCTCAGCAATCTCGGCTATGCTGCCGGGACGACTGACGGCCTATTTGGCAGGCAGACGGAAGCAGCGGTTAAGGCTTTTCAGGCCGCTAACGGGCTCTACCCAGACGGAATTGTTGGTGATGGTACCTGGAGTGCGCTGCGCTCCGATGATATAGTGGCAAGTCGCGGCTTAGGCGGCAGCGCCGATGTCGGACAGATTCTCTTTGCAGCGAAGCAATATCAGGGAGTGCCTTATCTTTGGGGCGGCAGTGCTCCCGATGGATTTGATTGTTCAGGTTTTACCCAGTATGTGTTCGCACTGCATGGGATTCGCCTGCCCCGTACTGCCGACCTGCAGTTTGAAGTCGGCCTGCCGGTGCGCTATGACCAACTGCGGCCAGGTGATTTGGTGTTTTTTACCACATATGCGCCCGGGGCGTCTCATAACGGCATTTATCTCGGAGACAAAAAATTTGTCAGTGCTACTTCCAGCCGGGGGGTTGCTATTGACCGGATGAACAGTTCCTATTGGGAACCCCGTTATATTGGGGCACGACGGATAGTACGATAA